AATGCTAAAGACATATCAAATTCAAACTATAATTGCACAAAAAATGGATGGCAGGTCAAAAGACtggatggaatttttaaaaaatgactgaaATACATTGAAAGCTAAAAACATTGGAGTATGAAAGAAAGCTAGCTATATGCATTaaaacagtgttaacatttcTACAGTTATTTTTTTATAAAAGGATTTATAGAATGAGCAATGATCCTATACAAAGCAAGTCTGAAGAATTAATAATGAAAAATATAGACATAGCAGATGAATAGGTATATTGTGGTGCTTTCACTGCAGAAAGTTTATTTGGTATTGCAGAAATAGTTGTAAATCAAGAAATGGAAAAAAAGGAGGAACTCAAGAAGATTACAATCATCAGTTGAGTGTGATTGAGCAACCAATGGAAACTGCAGACTGACAAGTACTGATGAATTTAATTCTACGGTCTGAAAAGAGCTGGCTAATGAGATAGTTGATGCTTTGGTTTTACATTTTCAATATTCCTGGACTCGGGGAAGGCTCTAAGATTGGAAATTAGTGAATCTAAGTCTTTAttcaaaaagagagaaagaaagatagcAGGAAACTACTGGCCAGTTGGTTTAACCTCTGTCCTACGGAAGATGTGACATGGAGGTGCCATGTTGGACtaggttggacaaggtcaaaaatcacacgacaccagattatagtccaacaggtttatttgaaaacactagccttcggaacactgctccttcatcaggtgttaatGAGACAGGAAGACAGACGCAGAATTtaagaaaagatcaaagggtcatataACTCATGCAAATAAATtgaacacacctaagatggctcttaaatctTTTAACAAGTCACAATCGAGGCGCAGatttcaattgattaatatgcaaatcccagaatttctttcaagccACTGCTCCAAGATAACTTTAAGGTGTTATCAATTTAAAGGAGGCAACACCTCTGAACTCTGGCCAGACATGAATTTTAGGCATGCGGTTTTGCTTGGAATCCGCCTGTgtcttttatttccaaagtaggagtttataaaatgccacattgagTGAAATTGTGTGCTTTCTGAACAAAGGAGATTGTAcctacaaattcactccacagtTTAATGTGCGTGCGCttgcgagagagaaagaaagaaagggagaaagaaagggagaaagaaagagagagagaaaggggggtgggggggggggggaagatagaAAGATCCATTTCACCTTAGGGTCACCACGCTTTAAGCGAGAGGCGAGGTTGAGTAAGGAGGACCTTCGTGCTAACTACAGCCACTGCGGAGCTAACCGACGCCCAAATATATGATGAGACTACAGAAATAATACAACTTGACTTATAGTGTGTTACCTCAGTGGATTTTAACAGCATGAGCAGAAAATTGGCTAGCTAATAGGAAACAGAACAGAAGCACAAATCGGTCTTTTTTTAGCTGGCTGGACGCAACAAGTAATATGCCATGGGAACCAGCTCCTGTCCTCAACTTTTATAATTtatataagtgacttggatgggACCAAAGATATGGTTGTTGAATTTCCTGACGTCAGAAAGGATGTCATAAGGAGACACTAAAAGGGCTTTCTTTTACATCAATCACAGGATGAAGGGTTGCTGACTGGGCCGACATTCATTGCAATCTTTAGTTGACCTTGAgaagtggtggtgagcttccttcttgacccattgcagtccatgtgttgtaagCAGACCCACAATGGTATTAGGGTGTCCCAGAATTTTGACTCAGGGACATTAAAGGAACCTTTTATAGGATAGGATGACAAATGGCTTGAAGTGGAacatgcaggtggtggtattctcTGTgtcttctgcccttgtccttctagatcgaagttgttgtgggtttggaagggttTTAAGGAGTCCTGGTAAATTTCTACAGCATatcctgctgctactgagtgtcgatAGGGTAGGAAATGGATGTTTAAGGATGTGCTcggccaatcaaatgggctgctttgcctAGGGTGGTGTGAAGCTTCTTGGGTGTTGTTGGaattgcactcatccagacaagggacaatatttcatcataTTCCTtaattgtgccttgtagataacgAACAGGCTTtttggagtcaggaggtgagttactcactgcaggattcgtAACATCTGACGTGTTCTtgaagccactgtatttatattggtagtccagttcaatttctagtCCTGAGtaacccaaggatgttgatactgGAGGATTCAGTCATGGTAactccattgaatgtcaagtgatgATAGTTTTATTCTCCCTcgatggaaatggtcattgcctggcacttaggACTGTGAATACTACGAGCATCTGAAGATGGCTAGGCTGCTTTGTCAATGATCTTTACTGATATAACATTAATTTATGTTAAAAACTGTGGAGTAGTGAGCAAGAGAAAGCTAGTGCACTCCTCCCAGTTCAATCATAAAGGTATTGATAAACTTGTTGCAATCAGACTACAAAAAGGTGCTTGAACCTGTTAGCACTGGATCTGGGTTTAGTGAGAGACACAATAGTCTGGGAAGTGCAAATGGAATGTCATGGACTGAAATAGTCATTGGagcatagagtcctacagcacagagacaggttctttggcccaaactgaccTATGTCAACCACGGTGTCCGTCCATGCCAacgccatttccctgcacttggccaataccctactaatcctttcctattcatgtatttatccaatgccttttaaatgttgttaccaAAATTGACACAAAACTGTGCAGAAGCCATTTTGTCACAAAGCAATTTTTGCAGTAAGATTTTAGCCTGCTAGCCACAGTGCTGTCTGAGCCCTGGCTGAGGAATTCTGTTTTGATAAGCCCTGGAcctatggaaaataaagagcatgaaagcatgggaagggttaaagcatgaagatcATTGGCAATCTGTTGcaaggggtctgtggaatgctacatgagtcaaagcgtcactgtggcaggatgggataagaatagtggaatgctcttacaccaattagcagaggttggggctgaaaggtcactatggcggGATGAGGTAACACAGTTAGTAAAGTCAGCCTCGCCTGCGAAATATTATCATGGCAGGCTTGGAATAGGTTGTAATAACAAAtgtttgggacatgacattaaatatttaattaatagATAGTGGAGTCAGCCTGTTTGAGACCCTCGACAGTAAAATATCTAATCATGGCATTAGAATCATTAAGTAGGGTCTGGGATGAACGACTATTGTTGCAAAGCTGACACTAAATATCTAatcgtgacattagaataacattaagtagactGCAGGAAAAACTATAGTGGCGCAAATAAAGAGATAATGGGTACTAACATCACCggtttattgtatagctggagtgaggtaatttTGATTAACATagtggacatgctgataagctaataAAAACATTATAAAAAAAGATATAAAGAACCACGGACCCGGAGGTTGGTGGGTATTCAAGAATCTGCTTTCTGACTATCACGgtgttttgtttgcaaataaaagaccttcttcttgaagaactctccgcgtctcctggtgattctctacattttctccatgACAGATCCACTCTGAGGTCTGTGTGGCATGCTTCAAGATGCCCCGATCCATTCACGTGCCCAACGTTATTTTTAATTGGCGAGTACAAATCTGCATTAAGTATGGTTGCTTGCTTCAGGATGTCCAGACTTTAATGAATTTGGCATGTGGGACACACTGGACAACTATTAACGACTGTGCTGTATTTCCCCTGGGTTGTGGACTAATGCACAAACAACTTGCCTTGAAAATATTGTTAGAATTGCAAATGGAATGACTGAGAAATATTTAGCTTTTGCCCACTTTTGTAGCTATGTGTCACAGCCAAGATTTATGTGGCTAAACTACCTAACTTTGACTGTGACAGAATGTGAATGTCTCATTACACTGACAAGCAAGGAATAATCAAAAGCTCAAGATTAAGGTAGGAAGAAAGTTGGAATACGTTGGACTTTGTCCTGAACGAAGATGTATTCCCCGTGGTCATGCTAAAGCTAGTTAATTGCTCAAGGTCTCGTCTCCTGACTATTTTGTTTTAAACGATTCGGCACAAGATTTACTTTCACCAAcatgtaaaaacattgcccctcagatttccttttattctttcccctctaaccttaaactgatgccctcttgtcttcGATTCTgcaaccttggaaaaagactgagtgcattcaccctatccatgcctctcataaggcccctcagtctccaatgctctaaagaaaaaagtcctagcttgttcaacctcagCCTATAACTCCAACCATTGAGTCCTAGCAGCATCctcataaatttcttctgcattctttccagtttaacaacatcctccctagaacaaggtgaccaaaatggaacacaatactccaattgtggcctcaccaacttctcaacttctgtactcagtgccctgaccgataaaggccagtgtgccaaaagactTCTTTCAGAATAGTGGCTTCACAGTGTTAGGCTGAGAATACTACAATAATTGTTTGAAAAGCATTATGCAGACACTATATTTAAAAATGATGTTCATGTATGAAGCATTTTAAACAATAAAGACAGCTGGAGAAAGGGAGGAgtagagagaagtagagagatgCAGCAGGGCTTATGTTCGAGAAAAGGCTTATGCATTTTTTTTATAACAGACCTTAGGAAGCTGTTTGTATCTGATCCTAAAAGCACAAATGAGGCGGACTCAGAAATAACAATAATGAATATGTCACTTTAACTGAGACACTAGAAAATACATGACAGAAACTATGTTACACTTGTAGAGATTGTGCAATATTTTTCATACTTAAATGTATATATAGATTTTATCAACTACAGATGAAATGATAATTACTTATTAGCTTGCTTAAATTATCAAATTCTTCCGACATatatgccaaatgctttcttacCTTATCCACATCACAACCGAGACGCAGCAAGACTGGATATAAATGTCTGTTCAGCTTGTACATTGTCTCTTGCTGACCCTCAGCGATCTGGGATCCTTTTCCTAGTATATATGCCACGACACTATGCAGCAGTTCACAAGCTGCAACCTGATAAGATTTAACACTAATGAGTAAGTTTTACACCATAAAACTATGAAGAAATGTATTCAAATTGCAGTTTCACaaaaacagaaaacaaagagACCAGTAGTTCTGAGTGGCGTCATAACAATTTCTTATCCAAGACTACACAGTTCCACATGCTCAAATTCTCATTTTAAAgtaatgaatttaaaaataagcTAACCCAGTCTATAAAGTTAGGAAGAATTTTATAAACAGAAAGTAAAATAAACTAACTGTGCTGTGAATATGGTACAAATGAAGTATGTTATAATCTTAAGCATTGGTAGAACAGAATGTAAATCATTTTGGGTTGACATAACATGGCAACTATTGAAAAAAATGCTAAGTTCTTCACGTAGCGGATACATTACAGGAACAGTACAATGGCAGCAGAATGCACTGTAACACATTATGGTTTTCTTTTCCAAGAAGAATATTGCATCTTATCAGGTATAAAAAGTACAGAGTATGTTGTCTCACCTTTGTCTGTCGGTCACTGGCAGAAAGTGCAAGTTCAGTGATGCGGGGCAGAAATGAATCCAAATAAATGACAGGCTTCATGTCTGCAAATGGTACAGCAAAACTCAATGGCCTTTCTGCCACCCACGCAACACACTTCTTCATCATTTCCTCTGAAGAAGTAGCTGTAAAATTGAAGTGGGAACACAAACATTCCTTGATAGCATTTAGCAAATGTATTTTAATTATTAACTTATTTCTGCATGAAAACTAAGCATAGTACATTTGAACATGCACTTTAATGATAACCTTCAGTAAAGAAGATACTGTTAACACAAGCTGAAGCCTCCCCCGACCTGTAAGAAATTACTCTAATGTTTAGACTTGATGTTTTAGACCGCAAGATGTAGGAGCAGCCCATTAAGTGAGCACTGCCATTCATCAAAAATCATAGCTATTCTGCTAATCTTCAACTGCATTTTCCTGCCTTCCCagcataatccttgattcccttactgataaacaaaatctgtctatctcagtttTGCATATAATGATCCAGGCTCTATGCTCAAGTCCCACCCTCAGATGAAATTCatcttcatctctgttttaaatagacAACCATTTTTTCTGAGATTATGCCGTCTGATCCTAGACTCTCTTACAAGGGTAAACAAGCTCTCAACATCTATCCGATCTAGCGAGAATCTTGTACATTCAATAAGGTCAGCTCTGATttgtctaaactccaatgagtacaagcccaacctactcaacctcaccTCATAAGAACATCCTTCCATATGTAGgatcaatctaatgaaccttctctggactgtttCCAATGCCAGTGTATCTTCCCTTACTGAAGAGAACCAAAAGTGTTCTCAGCATTCTAGTTGTGGTCTAATAAGTGCCTTGTATCACTTTAGCAAAACTTCCCTATTTCTATATTCCACGCCCTTTGAAATAAAAGGcaatattctatttgccttctctattacctgctgaagttGGATGCTAGCCTTTTTATGATTCATGCACAGAGACTCCCAAATCCTTATgcactgcagctttctgcagtcattctcataaagtcagagttacagagatgtaccgcatggaaacagacccctcggtccaactcatccatgctgaacagatatcccaacccaatctagtaccacccaccagcacccagcccatatccctccaaatccttcctattcatatacacatccagatgtcttttaaatgttgcaattgtaccagcctccaccacttcttctggcagctcatttcgtgcacataccactctctgcgtgaaaaagctgcccctttggtatttttcccctcccaccataaacctatgcccactagttatggactcccccaccccagagactttgtctatttatcctatccatgctccttgtgattttataaacctctaaggtcacccctcagcctccaacactccagagacacagccgcagcctgttcagcctctccttacagctcaaccatggtaacatccttataaatcttttctgaaccctttcaagcttcacaacatccttccgataggaaggaggccaggattgcacgcaatattccaacgtcgcctaaccaatgtcctgtacagccgcaacatgacctcccaactcctgtactcaatactctgaccaataaaggaaagcataccaaacaccaccttcactatcctatcaacctgtgactccattttcaaggagctatgaacctgcaatccaaggtctctttgttcagcaacactccccaggaccttaccattaagtgtatacgtcctgctaagatttgctttcccaaaatgtagcaccccgcatttatctgaattaaactctatctgtcacttttctcagcccactggctcatctgatcaagatcatgttgtaatcttaggtaaccttcttcgttgtccactacacctccaattttgatgtcatttgcaaacatactaactacacctcttatgctcacatccaaatcatttatataaatgatgtcaAGCAAGCAAAGCAGGTATATCTGGAGCAGCTTGCTCTGCAAacctttcatttaaaaaaaaaaacaacCTCCACTTGTAATGCCAATTTAATTTCTCAGATATCTCTTTCTATGTTCCATTACCAAAACACTAATCACCCATTCCAACATGAACTTTGCATGTTATTAAATGTGTTCCTTAATCTCTTTGCAATCACTATAATTACATATTCACACAACTTATCGGCAGTCACTTTTCAATACTGTTGTTCCTAATTGTTCCCAATTACCCTCCTTGGCTTGATTTTGGTCAGTCCTACAGAAAGATTGGCTGAAAAAAGATACCTGAACACAAGAACATGAAGTAGGAGCAGACCATACAGCTTCTCAAGTCTGCTCTGTCAGTCACTCAGTCATAATCATGGCTCATCAACTTCACATTCAAGCACTCTCCCCAAATCATTGGATTACTTTACTGCCCAAAGATGTATTTCCTGGTTTTGAATATACTTAGCTATGAATATATTCGACAGCCCTCTAGGGTACAAAACTGCAGATGTTCACAAATGGCTGACTTTACCCAGAGACCATGATCACGCTCCACATAATGGAAATAGCATCTTCCCTCTTGAACCCTCagaattttctatgtttcaatgagaaaTTCTTGTTCTTCCAAAATCTAGCTAATACTGATGTAATCTCTTTCTCCTTTCAGTACAATGAACCCTCAGAAACTCCACCAACTCAAGCAAATCCTTCCTTTGGTAAAGTTATACATTGTAGCAAAACTTAACTATGCTTACAGCCCAAACCCCATGCAATAAAGACTTACAAAGTACTTGCCTTCCTAAATGCTTGCCGCACTGACCTAACTTACTAAAATAAATCAGAAAAATTCATGAAAATTGATTAATTACCCAGTAAACCAGCTACATCTGGAAGAGCTCAACATAATCACGTATGTGTGAATTTCCAGATTTTCTCAAAAGTCAGTATGAAGAAATTCATCAGACAACTCAATGTCAACATTGTGCCAAAGCCAAGTACTCTGATAAAGTCATAGCAGAGTGGTATGGATAACGTACACATGGCACTGCCCGTGCAACAAATGGAGTATGCCAAGTAATAAAATTGTTTTACAACAAGTTTGCCCAGGTTCTGGTAAATATTGTTGGTTAATATCAGTCCAAGATCCATTATTTACACAGAACACTTAAAGTGGCAATCCTGGACTTGAAGTAAGCCTTGAGAATATCTTCATATACTTAACCTGCCCATCCTTCAAGGAAAAGATGGCTATGTTCATTACCTGCAGTACTTGGTCGGGTGCTGCTGACTAAATAAGTGACAGCTATGGCTGATATGTGCCTGGAAGGTTCTGTTGCAAACATAATGGGATATCACTAACTGAATTTTGGACAAATTGCTAGTGTAGAGTTCTGTCTGCTTGCCTCATCAATTGGTTCCTGAACTTCACCCAGGATGATTAGTCAATGTCAAAACCTCCTAACTGAAGCCTTCAGAATGCACTTATAATGTTCCCCTTTGACTGCACATGAGCACAGCCTGGACTCGAGCTCTCCATAACAGTTTAGTCTTGATAAGCAAGCATCAGGCATTTTGGCTGCATGAGGAGCTCAACTCAATTGTGTCTATCCTAATATggtgtgaatttttttttaaattttttcttctttcaaaaatatactttattcataaaatgatttgatggtctgtacattggatcatgccatacatatgtccacatttacaaacacagattcgaatttatccttgtcatatacaggtctgtgcatttttcaatcttgtacatatatttggctgaggcatcagcagagcccaaaaaaaaaacgtccgcatgggccccctgttcttctttaggcaggccaatcttacacggtggtctttccccaccgcgccttggcggcagctgccccaagcttcagcgcgtccctcaacacgtagtcttggaccttggaatgtgccagtctgcaacactcggtcggggtcaactccttcagctggaagatcaacaggtttcggaccgcccagagagcgtccttcaccgagttgatgatcctccaggcgcagttaatgttggtctcggtgtgagtcccggggaacaggccgtagagcacggagtcccgcgtcatggcgctgctcgggacgaacctcgacaagcaccactgcattcctctccagacttcctctgcataggcacattccagaaggaggtgtgtgacagtctcgtcctccccgcagccacttcgagggcagcgtgcggtgcggcagagagtccgggcgtgcataaaggatctcacaggcagagcccttctcaccaccagccaaatatggtgtgaattttttttttatttctcaatTCTCCTTTATTCTTCAGTGAGTTTGCAAAGACTCAGCAGTCTTTAGATCTTATTAAAAGCAGCAATATCAACGCTTTGCACGTAATCCTCAAACTTGGTGATTTCTTCCTCCAGCAGATCCGTGCCGACCTTATCGTCCTCCACCACACACTGGATCTGGAGCTTCTTGATGCCATACCCGACAGGGACGAGTTTGGAGGCTCCCCACACCAAGCCATCCATCTGGACAGTCCGCACACACTCCTCCAGCTTCACCATGTCTGTCTCGTCGTCCCATGGTTTCACATCCAGGAGGATGGAGGACTTGGCAATGACGGCAGGTTTCTTGGATTTCTTCTCTGCGTACTGACGTAAGCGCTCCTCACGGACCCTATCCTTTTCTGCcttttcatcatcatcatcactgcttccaaagAGATCAATGTCATCTTGATCATCATCTTCATTCTTCTTAACCTCGGGCTTCGTTGTGCTGGGCTTGTTGTGTTGGGCTTGTGGGCAGATTGCAGGCTGTGTCCTGACCAAAGATTTCTCCAACGTGGACACACGGGCTTCCAACTTTGACATTGCCAACCGCAGGTCTTCCACCACCTGGTGCAAGCTCTGATTCTCCTTCTCTAGGCTGATGACCCGGGCACACATCTCGATATCTGAACATTGCACAGTACTGTGGCTTGAAGGGGGATCGACGTTATCCTGGATTGTTTCTTTGGGATTATCACTGGCCTCCCAAGTGGATTGGATTCCGGCCAGTGACTTCTGGATATTCTCCCTGGCTCTGGCAATGTCTCGAAGGATGTTACTCGCTCCATTCTCCTGCTTGGCTGGGGAATTCTGTACTTTGTTGGAGACTGGGCCGTTCAGTTTAATGTAGTATTGCGTCTCGGCATCATCATACTTGTATTTATCGAACCAGATCTTTTCCTCTGCAAGGAAGTTAACTGCCATGTTCCACGACATCTCCCTCACCGCCCAGCGTCACTGCCTTCACCCCGTGTCGGGGTGCTTCGTATGCTGGCTCAGGTTAGCATCTCAGTGTCTGGTATTTTGTTCTGCCACCTGAACCTCAGGAGTTTCCAAACACCACTCAAGTGAAGGTGATTTTCTGCTTTATCTGGGTGGACAggccaaaatgtgcaggtttccAGTAGCATGGTAAGTCTGTTGTTCTCTCAACTTCTGGTAATGGAAGGCAGATGGACACACCTTGGCAAAGTCTAGCAAAGGCTACACTTCTTGTGGCCAGTTCTGCATGCATTTTCTCATTAACATAGATTACTCAAACAATTGTGCTGCTTGGATAAGTGAACTTGACCATTACTGACAGATACTCATCCACTGACTGTAACTTTGAGCTCGATATAGGGGTGTCCTGGAGCAGGCTGGTCACTCACTTCAGTTAGCTTCACTGGAATTCTGATTTGAAATTGCATCTAGGGTACTGTTATCAGCAAATAGGTCCGTCCTTGGAAACCCTGGTCTTTGCCTGGAGTCAGCTCAGATCAGAAAGCCTCCCATCCATGTAATAGCCCAGTTCAATGCCAGGATCAATATCATGAAAGTTAGAGAACATGGCAGAGGAAAATATGCCAAAGAGAATTGGTGCTGGCATGCAACCTGTTTAATTCAAAGAACGAATCATCCAAAGGTTGGGTCTTCCAGGTTTTGAAACACAAAATGTTCTCACGGAGGTACAAACAAAGTAAGGTGGAAAATTGAATTTTGGGCCATTAATTACACGacattggagtttaaaagataAAGCTGCCACAATCCCAGAGGACCACAGGCTgatctctcattacagagagacaactggtggtgacttaaccagagggtcaccatgcctcagaagAGAGGTGAGGCTGAGTAGGAGGGACCTTTGTGGTAATGATGAACTcatgttggcatcactctgcatcataaACCAATCACCCAACCACACAAgcaatcactgaaagtatttgaagagatagacagattttagaAATATCAGGAAGTAGTGGGCTATGAGGCGCTGGCACAAAAAAGAACTTGTGCCCCAGGacagattgaattgaattgaactgaacttattgtcacatgtactaagGCACAGCGAAAAGCTTTGTGCACGATCTCAGAATGGCAGGACAGGCTTGAGGAGCTTTTATTTAAAAATATACAGTCATTCATGGGAAATGGACATGTCCTTTAAGGAGGGATCCTTGCCTGGTCTAGCCTATATGTGATTCCAGAACCACAgggatgtggttgactcttaactgccttctgggtaatTAGGTATAAGTaacaaatactggcccagccagtgttgccctcatcccatgaatgaatttttttttaaaattggtgGTTGGGCCATATTGACTgcccctagttgtccttgagaaggcagTGACGAGCTGCTTTCTTCAActactgcaatccatgtgctgtaggcagACCCACCACACTGTTTTAAGgaaggaattccaagattttaatccagaaacagagcagaaaaagcaatatatttccaagacagaaTGACGAGTGACAACATCATCTCATGAAGGAACAAACCAAACAGCCACTAACATCAGATTGCGATGGTTGAATTGTCTGAAATTTTGCCAGTTGTTATAGTATTCAACTATCTAAATTAAACAGTGAAACACAGACTATTTTTTTTTCAACTCACACTGCACCATCACTCTATTTATTCCCTGTTTCCTAAGTTTTCTATTCAATTCAGCCTGGCTGCTGTTGTCAATTATGGATCTTGGCTCATTCCACCAGGCAGgtcacatggccaattcacagaGGATTACCTCACCATTGGGAGACATTAATACTTGTGAGGGTTGCTCATTTCCAAAACTATTGCTGCATTTAAAAAGTATTACGTCTAACTCCAGCACAAACTTGGTGGCTGAAATGGACTGGAAAAGGAGTTCAGTAGAAAAATGATAGATTGCTGAACAATGACAGATTTTTAAGAATGACCAACAGCAAAGTTTAATCCTAAAGAGGGAGAAGGATTCTGGGAATGGGATAAACCAATCATGGTTAACCAAGGAAGTGAAGGATAGCATCAGATTTAAAACCAAAACATACATTGTGGTAAAAGTTAGTGGTAAGCCAGAGGACTGAGAAAATGTTAAAATCCAACCAAAAATAAGTCAAAAAATAATGAGGAAGAAGATAAACTTTGAGTAAACTGGCAAGAAATAACGAACTGAACAACGAGACTTCCTTTAAATATTTAACAAGGAAAAGAGGGGTCAAATTAAACAGAGAATGAGAGAACTAGAC
The Chiloscyllium punctatum isolate Juve2018m chromosome 5, sChiPun1.3, whole genome shotgun sequence DNA segment above includes these coding regions:
- the LOC140477134 gene encoding elongation factor 1-delta-like, whose translation is MSWNMAVNFLAEEKIWFDKYKYDDAETQYYIKLNGPVSNKVQNSPAKQENGASNILRDIARARENIQKSLAGIQSTWEASDNPKETIQDNVDPPSSHSTVQCSDIEMCARVISLEKENQSLHQVVEDLRLAMSKLEARVSTLEKSLVRTQPAICPQAQHNKPSTTKPEVKKNEDDDQDDIDLFGSSDDDDEKAEKDRVREERLRQYAEKKSKKPAVIAKSSILLDVKPWDDETDMVKLEECVRTVQMDGLVWGASKLVPVGYGIKKLQIQCVVEDDKVGTDLLEEEITKFEDYVQSVDIAAFNKI